A region from the Lysobacter sp. BMK333-48F3 genome encodes:
- a CDS encoding LysR family transcriptional regulator, which produces MSGGLYSELEAFEAILRHGSFTAAARHLELTPGAVTRRLAALEARLGTKLLNRSTRRLSLTESGRHYYAQVAPALAQILAAGERVHDLSAQARGELRVSLPMNFGRLYVIPHVGEFLRRWPQIELDLQFDDRFVDLIGEGFDAAIRIGALDDSRLVARRIAQTRRILVAAPSYLQRRGAPAAPGALIEHDCLHYTLFRDAPTWEFQRDGEPLRVPVRGRLKANYGLPLVEAALRGEGILQTATFAVADELADGRLVEVLPDWSLLPIGIYAVYPSREYRPRKVEAFIDFLEQTIGQPAHWDRVVAGGG; this is translated from the coding sequence ATGTCCGGCGGGCTGTACTCCGAACTCGAAGCCTTCGAGGCCATCCTCCGCCATGGCAGCTTCACCGCCGCGGCGCGCCATCTCGAGCTGACCCCGGGCGCGGTGACCCGGCGCCTGGCCGCGCTCGAAGCCCGGCTGGGGACCAAGCTGCTCAACCGTTCGACCCGCCGGCTGAGCCTCACCGAATCCGGCCGCCACTACTACGCCCAGGTCGCGCCGGCGCTGGCCCAGATCCTGGCCGCCGGCGAACGCGTGCACGACCTGTCGGCGCAGGCGCGCGGCGAGTTGCGAGTGTCGCTGCCGATGAACTTCGGCCGCCTCTACGTGATCCCCCACGTCGGCGAATTCTTGCGCCGCTGGCCGCAGATCGAACTCGACCTGCAGTTCGACGACCGCTTCGTCGACCTGATCGGCGAAGGCTTCGACGCCGCGATCCGGATCGGCGCGCTCGATGATTCGCGGCTGGTCGCGCGGCGTATCGCCCAGACCCGGCGCATCCTGGTCGCCGCGCCGTCCTACCTGCAGCGGCGCGGCGCGCCGGCCGCGCCGGGCGCGCTGATCGAACACGACTGCCTGCACTACACCCTGTTCCGCGATGCGCCGACCTGGGAGTTCCAGCGCGACGGCGAACCGCTGCGGGTGCCGGTGCGCGGCCGGCTCAAGGCCAACTACGGCCTGCCCCTGGTCGAGGCCGCCCTGCGCGGCGAAGGCATCCTGCAGACCGCGACCTTCGCCGTCGCCGACGAACTGGCCGACGGCCGCCTGGTCGAGGTGTTGCCGGACTGGAGCCTGCTGCCGATCGGCATCTATGCGGTGTATCCCAGCCGCGAGTACCGGCCGCGCAAGGTCGAGGCCTTCATCGATTTCCTCGAGCAGACCATCGGCCAGCCGGCGCATTGGGACCGGGTCGTCGCCGGCGGAGGCTGA
- a CDS encoding endonuclease produces MSKSVRGCPVVSPWRRRAPLALALAALIPSVAPAAVFINEFHYDDATSAGDVGERIEVVATAGETLSNYRIYLYNGSSPSAATTYDNDLVPAGSVVSCGGSVRIATLSYPTNGLQNGSNDGFALVDGSGNVVQFLSYEGSITASNGPAAGKTSSNLPVSESGSTAAGTSLQLSGSGSAYSQFAWQSSANQTFGACNNGQSFTGSNPNTPPSVTSTTPANGASNFPAAGDLVANFSEAVSLAAGALTLQCATSGAVALTYPSSGTAISASTGTALYAGEACTFTVVASKVTDAGGASPAANTVVNFNVASGGGTSGYYAHVNTSSASQLRCSLHATIKGHTVYPYSGGTSNTWSILEIADEDPNNAGRILDAYRNRSYLKVTDRAGSGSGLKYNREHTWPNSLGFGSTTGNLGLPNAPYTDTHMLYLTDAGYNADRGNKPYANCSLSSGCGERVTEISNGSGGGSGVYPGNSNWFKTPDGNAGSFEVWGQRKGDMARAILYMAIRYEGGTDPNSGQSEPDLELTDDRSKIVITSSSPAYMGLLTTLLQWHQADPPTAAEKARNEVIYSFQGNRNPFIDHPEWATASLFTSTKPASCQLIP; encoded by the coding sequence ATGTCGAAGTCCGTTCGTGGCTGTCCCGTTGTTTCGCCCTGGCGCCGCCGCGCGCCGCTGGCGCTGGCGCTCGCCGCGCTGATCCCGTCCGTGGCCCCGGCCGCGGTGTTCATCAACGAATTCCATTACGACGACGCCACCTCGGCCGGCGACGTCGGCGAGCGCATCGAGGTCGTGGCCACGGCCGGCGAGACGCTCAGCAACTACCGCATCTACCTGTACAACGGCAGCTCGCCGTCGGCGGCGACCACCTACGACAACGACCTGGTGCCGGCCGGCAGCGTGGTCAGCTGCGGCGGCAGCGTGCGCATCGCCACCCTCAGCTACCCCACCAACGGCCTGCAGAACGGCTCCAACGACGGCTTCGCCCTGGTCGACGGCAGCGGCAACGTGGTCCAGTTCCTCAGCTACGAGGGCTCGATCACCGCCAGCAACGGTCCGGCCGCCGGCAAGACCAGCAGCAATCTGCCGGTGTCCGAGTCCGGCTCGACCGCGGCCGGCACCTCGCTGCAGTTGTCCGGCAGCGGCAGCGCGTACTCGCAGTTCGCCTGGCAGAGCTCGGCCAACCAGACCTTCGGCGCCTGCAACAACGGCCAGAGCTTCACCGGCTCGAACCCGAACACGCCGCCGAGCGTGACCTCGACCACCCCGGCCAACGGCGCCAGCAACTTCCCGGCCGCCGGCGACCTGGTCGCCAACTTCAGCGAAGCGGTCAGCCTGGCCGCGGGCGCGCTGACCCTGCAGTGCGCCACCTCGGGCGCGGTCGCGCTGACCTACCCGTCCAGCGGCACCGCGATCTCCGCCTCGACCGGCACCGCCCTGTACGCCGGCGAGGCCTGCACCTTCACCGTGGTGGCCAGCAAGGTCACCGACGCCGGCGGCGCCAGCCCGGCCGCCAACACCGTGGTCAACTTCAACGTCGCCAGCGGCGGCGGCACCAGCGGCTACTACGCCCACGTCAACACCAGCAGCGCCAGCCAGCTGCGCTGCTCGCTGCACGCGACCATCAAGGGCCACACCGTCTATCCGTACAGCGGCGGCACCAGCAACACCTGGTCGATCCTCGAGATCGCCGACGAAGACCCGAACAACGCCGGCCGCATCCTCGACGCCTACCGCAACCGCAGCTACCTCAAGGTCACCGACCGCGCCGGCAGCGGCAGCGGGCTGAAGTACAACCGCGAACACACCTGGCCGAACTCGCTGGGCTTCGGCTCGACCACCGGCAACCTGGGCCTGCCGAACGCGCCGTACACCGACACCCACATGCTGTATCTCACCGACGCCGGCTACAACGCCGACCGCGGCAACAAGCCCTACGCCAACTGCTCGCTGTCCAGCGGCTGCGGCGAGCGCGTCACCGAGATCAGCAACGGCAGCGGCGGCGGCAGCGGCGTGTACCCGGGCAACTCGAACTGGTTCAAGACCCCGGACGGCAACGCCGGTTCGTTCGAAGTCTGGGGCCAGCGCAAGGGCGACATGGCGCGCGCGATCCTGTACATGGCGATCCGCTACGAAGGCGGCACCGACCCGAACAGCGGCCAGTCCGAGCCGGACCTGGAACTGACCGACGACCGCAGCAAGATCGTCATCACTTCGTCCTCGCCGGCCTACATGGGTCTGCTGACCACCCTGCTGCAGTGGCACCAGGCCGATCCGCCGACCGCGGCGGAAAAGGCCCGCAACGAAGTCATCTACAGCTTCCAGGGCAACCGCAACCCCTTCATCGACCATCCGGAATGGGCGACGGCGTCGTTGTTCACCTCGACCAAACCGGCGAGCTGCCAGTTGATTCCGTAA
- a CDS encoding TlpA disulfide reductase family protein, producing the protein MAIPSSLKIVAVAVLAGGIGLLAGQWVGGGGLLTRTELGQRALQSWYAKDAPAPPAGLAVARRGAPVPSLTLPGLDGRPMSLPQAHAGRPVLVNLWASWCGPCIKEMPELDRYARSQGGNGVQVVGIALDDRDSVAAFLQRVPVGYPILLDAPGPRDAGVRLGNPKGVLPYTVLIGADGTLLKQRIGPFAEGEIDAWVE; encoded by the coding sequence ATGGCGATCCCGTCCAGCCTGAAGATCGTCGCCGTGGCCGTGCTCGCCGGCGGCATCGGCCTGCTCGCCGGCCAGTGGGTCGGCGGCGGCGGCCTGCTGACCCGCACCGAGCTCGGCCAGCGCGCGCTGCAGTCCTGGTACGCGAAGGACGCGCCCGCGCCGCCGGCCGGCCTGGCCGTGGCCCGGCGCGGCGCGCCGGTGCCCAGCCTGACCTTGCCCGGCCTCGACGGCCGCCCGATGTCGCTGCCGCAGGCCCACGCCGGGCGGCCGGTGCTGGTCAACCTGTGGGCCAGCTGGTGCGGCCCCTGCATCAAGGAAATGCCCGAACTGGACCGTTACGCGCGCAGCCAGGGCGGCAACGGCGTGCAAGTGGTCGGCATCGCCCTGGACGACCGCGATTCCGTCGCCGCTTTCCTGCAGCGGGTGCCGGTCGGCTACCCGATCCTGCTCGACGCCCCGGGGCCGCGCGATGCCGGAGTACGGCTGGGAAATCCCAAAGGCGTGCTGCCGTACACGGTATTGATCGGCGCGGACGGCACACTGCTCAAACAGCGCATCGGGCCCTTCGCCGAGGGCGAGATCGACGCCTGGGTCGAGTGA
- the aroQ gene encoding type II 3-dehydroquinate dehydratase has product MAQLLVLHGPNLNLLGTREPEVYGRTTLAEIDADLRARAEAAGHRLDSLQSNAEHALVDRIQAARGDGTALILINPAAFTHTSVAIRDALAAVAIPFIEIHLSNPHTREPFRRHSYVSDLAVGVVCGFGADSYRYALEAAIKRLAS; this is encoded by the coding sequence ATGGCCCAGCTCCTGGTGTTGCACGGCCCCAACCTGAACCTGCTCGGCACGCGCGAGCCCGAGGTCTATGGCCGCACCACCCTGGCCGAGATCGACGCCGACCTGCGCGCCCGCGCCGAGGCCGCCGGCCACCGCCTGGACAGCCTGCAGTCCAATGCCGAGCACGCCCTGGTCGACCGGATCCAGGCCGCGCGCGGCGACGGCACCGCCCTGATCCTGATCAACCCGGCCGCCTTCACCCACACCAGCGTCGCCATCCGCGACGCCCTGGCCGCGGTGGCGATCCCGTTCATCGAGATCCACCTGTCCAACCCGCACACCCGCGAGCCGTTCCGCCGCCACAGCTATGTCAGCGACCTCGCCGTCGGCGTCGTCTGCGGCTTCGGCGCCGACAGCTACCGCTACGCACTCGAAGCTGCCATCAAGCGGCTGGCATCCTGA
- a CDS encoding cupin domain-containing protein translates to MSATSPARIAAALTELWSPRIVAEVDDAYVKVARVHGTLAWHSHQDEDELFYVLKGRLTIELEDRRIELGEGEMFVVPKGVRHNPIAEEECHLLLIERKTTLHTGDAVTDKTRSLDEQLRPLA, encoded by the coding sequence ATGTCCGCCACCTCCCCCGCCCGCATCGCCGCTGCCCTGACCGAACTGTGGTCGCCCCGGATCGTCGCCGAGGTCGACGATGCCTACGTCAAGGTCGCGCGCGTGCACGGCACCCTGGCCTGGCACAGCCACCAGGACGAAGACGAGCTGTTCTACGTGCTCAAGGGGCGGCTGACGATCGAGCTGGAAGACCGCCGGATCGAATTGGGCGAGGGCGAGATGTTCGTCGTGCCCAAGGGCGTGCGCCACAACCCGATCGCCGAGGAGGAATGCCACCTGCTGCTGATCGAGCGCAAGACCACCCTGCACACCGGCGACGCGGTCACCGACAAGACCCGCTCGCTGGACGAGCAATTGCGCCCGCTCGCCTGA
- the accB gene encoding acetyl-CoA carboxylase biotin carboxyl carrier protein, which produces MDLRKIKKLIDLLEESNLAEIEIKEGEESVRLARAPKGGYAVAAPAPAVYAPAPERPAAPMPMHSPTEAATGGSAKAGSDLPDGHVVRAPMVGTFYASPAPDKPSFVSVGQSIKAGDTLGIIEAMKMFNPIEADVSGTVLKILAESGQPIEFDQPLFVIG; this is translated from the coding sequence ATGGACCTGCGCAAAATCAAAAAACTGATCGACCTGCTCGAGGAGTCCAACCTCGCCGAGATCGAGATCAAGGAAGGCGAAGAGTCGGTCCGCCTGGCCCGCGCGCCGAAGGGCGGCTACGCGGTCGCCGCGCCGGCCCCGGCCGTCTACGCCCCGGCTCCGGAGCGTCCGGCCGCGCCGATGCCGATGCATTCGCCGACCGAAGCGGCCACCGGCGGCAGCGCCAAGGCCGGCAGCGACCTGCCCGACGGCCACGTCGTGCGCGCGCCGATGGTCGGCACCTTCTACGCCTCCCCGGCCCCGGACAAGCCGTCCTTCGTCTCGGTCGGCCAGTCGATCAAGGCCGGCGACACCCTGGGCATCATCGAGGCGATGAAGATGTTCAACCCGATCGAAGCCGACGTCTCCGGCACCGTGCTCAAGATCCTGGCCGAAAGCGGTCAGCCGATCGAGTTCGATCAGCCCCTCTTCGTCATCGGCTGA
- a CDS encoding helix-turn-helix domain-containing protein: protein MTPQQRIRLARRHAGLSQAALAAAVGVQRSAVGHWESAQGKFPSMAHLRELALVTGVQFEWLATGRGKMNLSADTAMDSVAAAEALLVDDPLELRLILAFREAPTRSRAPLVEVAEQLAELRTGRARSAVSKRASG from the coding sequence ATGACCCCGCAGCAGCGCATCCGCCTCGCCCGCCGCCACGCCGGCCTGTCGCAGGCCGCGCTGGCCGCCGCCGTCGGCGTGCAGCGCAGCGCGGTCGGCCACTGGGAGTCGGCGCAGGGCAAGTTTCCGAGCATGGCCCACCTGCGCGAACTGGCCCTGGTGACCGGCGTGCAGTTCGAGTGGCTGGCGACCGGGCGCGGCAAGATGAACCTCTCGGCCGACACCGCGATGGACTCGGTCGCCGCGGCCGAGGCGCTGCTGGTCGACGACCCGCTGGAACTGCGCCTGATCCTGGCCTTCCGCGAGGCGCCGACCCGCAGCCGCGCGCCGCTGGTCGAGGTCGCCGAGCAACTGGCCGAACTGCGCACCGGCCGCGCGCGCTCGGCGGTGTCCAAGCGCGCATCGGGCTGA
- the dsbD gene encoding protein-disulfide reductase DsbD gives MTDHPFRRRRLRAAAAFAFAAVAALGSAPALAVNEQDLLPVDQAFVLGAQAASADRIAIDWKIAKGYYLYKHRISVKADAGFAAQALQLPKGKAYKDEFFGDVETYRDRVVASLPGQAQAGSVKLTIKYQGCADAGICYPPQTRTVAVALPAAAEAAVDPVPTAAPLAGFGVRGGAASNPLLGAPALGAPSNAAGATDALPLPPEQAFGVEAIARDGDSLLLRFTPARGYYLYRDKTSLKTDRADIAAGKPQWPRGVAHRDEHFGQVTVFFDQIDVPLPLLRKTADAARLTLTVGFQGCQTDGICYPPMTRKIAVDLPRGNVGATAATAAGTATTAAATLPAGATPTAPNPTSAADAAGAAAAPAAATDANDAAASAAPQAAGTDAATAAAAIAATAPASADAAAPQAEDSLLAASLKGPNRYWALLTFFGFGLLLAFTPCVLPMVPILSGLIVGQGPGLGARRAFALSLVYVLANAVVFTVAGVVAGLVGANLQIAFQTPWVIVLFALLFLALALSSFGLYELQLPAALRNRLGELSNRQRGGSWLGVAVMGALSALIVGPCVAPPLAAAVLYIGQTRDPLFGGAALFALAMGMGAPLIAFGVAAGRGLPTSGPWMVAVQRAFGLVFVGMAVWMLSRILPGALTLALWGALLLGAAVLIALAGGGRGHGSGLRALAWLAALLLGLAGAAQVLGALAGGSDPLRPLAGLRGGAAHPAELPFRKIKSSADLDREIAAAQAAGKPLMLDFYADWCVACKEMEKYTFPEPQVHRALDGFVLLKADVTANDELDQALMQRLGIIGPPATLYFVAGAERRELRLFGFEKAPAFAERAARAAQP, from the coding sequence ATGACCGACCATCCGTTCCGCCGCCGTCGCCTGCGCGCCGCCGCGGCCTTCGCGTTCGCCGCCGTCGCCGCCCTGGGCAGCGCTCCCGCCCTGGCGGTGAACGAGCAGGACCTGCTGCCGGTCGACCAGGCCTTCGTGCTCGGCGCCCAGGCCGCTTCCGCCGATCGCATCGCCATCGACTGGAAGATCGCCAAGGGCTATTACCTCTACAAGCACCGCATTTCGGTCAAGGCCGACGCCGGCTTCGCCGCGCAGGCGCTGCAACTGCCCAAGGGCAAGGCCTACAAGGACGAGTTCTTCGGCGACGTCGAGACGTATCGCGACCGGGTGGTGGCCAGCCTGCCCGGCCAGGCCCAGGCCGGCAGCGTCAAGCTGACCATCAAGTACCAGGGCTGCGCCGACGCCGGCATCTGCTACCCGCCGCAGACCCGCACCGTCGCCGTGGCCCTGCCCGCAGCCGCCGAGGCCGCGGTCGATCCGGTGCCGACGGCCGCGCCGCTGGCCGGCTTCGGCGTGCGCGGCGGCGCCGCGTCCAATCCGCTGCTGGGCGCCCCGGCCCTGGGCGCGCCGAGCAATGCCGCCGGCGCCACCGACGCCTTGCCGCTGCCGCCGGAACAGGCCTTCGGCGTGGAAGCCATCGCCCGCGACGGCGACAGCCTGCTGCTGCGCTTCACCCCGGCGCGCGGCTATTACCTGTATCGCGACAAGACCTCGCTCAAGACCGACCGCGCCGACATCGCCGCCGGCAAGCCGCAATGGCCGCGCGGCGTCGCCCATCGCGACGAGCACTTCGGCCAGGTCACGGTGTTCTTCGACCAGATCGACGTGCCGTTGCCGCTGCTGCGCAAGACCGCCGACGCGGCCAGGCTGACGCTTACCGTCGGTTTCCAGGGCTGCCAGACCGACGGCATCTGCTACCCGCCGATGACCCGCAAGATCGCCGTCGACCTGCCGCGCGGCAACGTCGGCGCGACCGCCGCGACGGCCGCCGGCACCGCGACGACAGCCGCGGCGACGTTGCCGGCCGGCGCGACCCCGACCGCGCCGAACCCGACCTCGGCGGCCGATGCGGCCGGCGCCGCTGCCGCGCCTGCGGCCGCGACGGACGCCAACGATGCGGCCGCGAGTGCGGCGCCGCAGGCCGCCGGCACGGATGCCGCCACCGCCGCGGCCGCGATCGCCGCAACCGCACCGGCAAGCGCCGACGCCGCCGCGCCGCAGGCCGAAGACAGCCTGCTCGCCGCTTCGCTGAAAGGCCCGAACCGCTACTGGGCGCTGCTGACCTTCTTCGGCTTCGGCCTGCTGCTGGCCTTCACCCCCTGCGTGCTGCCGATGGTGCCGATCCTGTCCGGCCTGATCGTCGGCCAGGGCCCGGGCCTGGGCGCACGCCGCGCGTTCGCCCTGTCGCTGGTCTACGTGCTCGCCAATGCGGTGGTGTTCACCGTCGCCGGGGTGGTCGCCGGGCTGGTCGGCGCCAATCTGCAGATCGCCTTCCAGACGCCGTGGGTGATCGTGCTGTTCGCCCTGTTGTTCCTGGCCCTGGCCCTGTCCAGCTTCGGCCTGTACGAACTGCAGTTGCCGGCCGCGCTGCGCAACCGCCTGGGCGAGCTCAGCAACCGCCAGCGCGGCGGTTCCTGGCTCGGCGTGGCGGTGATGGGCGCGCTGTCGGCGCTGATCGTCGGCCCCTGCGTGGCGCCGCCGCTGGCCGCGGCGGTGCTGTACATCGGCCAGACCCGCGACCCGCTGTTCGGCGGCGCGGCGCTGTTCGCCCTGGCGATGGGCATGGGTGCGCCGCTGATCGCGTTCGGCGTCGCCGCCGGCCGCGGCCTGCCGACCAGCGGGCCGTGGATGGTCGCGGTGCAGCGCGCGTTCGGCCTGGTGTTCGTCGGCATGGCGGTGTGGATGCTGTCGCGGATCCTGCCCGGCGCGCTGACCCTGGCCCTGTGGGGCGCGTTGCTGCTCGGCGCGGCGGTGCTGATCGCGCTGGCGGGCGGCGGCCGCGGCCATGGCAGCGGTCTGCGCGCGCTGGCCTGGCTGGCCGCGCTGCTGCTCGGCCTGGCCGGCGCGGCGCAGGTGCTCGGCGCCCTGGCCGGCGGCAGCGATCCGCTGCGGCCGCTGGCGGGTCTGCGCGGCGGCGCCGCGCATCCGGCCGAACTGCCGTTCCGCAAGATCAAGTCCAGCGCCGACCTCGACCGCGAGATCGCCGCGGCCCAGGCCGCCGGCAAGCCGCTGATGCTCGACTTCTATGCCGACTGGTGCGTGGCCTGCAAGGAGATGGAGAAGTACACCTTCCCCGAGCCGCAGGTGCACCGCGCCCTGGACGGTTTCGTCCTGCTCAAGGCCGACGTCACCGCCAACGACGAACTCGATCAGGCGCTGATGCAGCGCCTGGGCATCATCGGCCCGCCGGCGACCCTGTACTTCGTCGCCGGCGCCGAACGCCGCGAGCTGCGCCTGTTCGGCTTCGAAAAGGCGCCTGCCTTCGCCGAACGCGCCGCACGCGCGGCCCAGCCCTGA
- a CDS encoding NAD(P)-dependent alcohol dehydrogenase, whose product MDAFQLQGHDLASLRRVALPEPRPGPGEVRIRVAAASVNYRDYALATGRYQPELPRPFVPLSDGVGRVDAVGAGVDGIALGERVLGHYTTRWTDGPFNSENHLSKLGGPRDGWLAQWIVLPAAAVLRAPDFLDDAAASTLPVSGLTAWSALRKLELAPGASVLVQGSGSVSLMALQLAAARGLDVIATTGDAAKAERLRALGARAVIDYRARPDLAAAVREATGGRGVDGIVDVVGGASFAGLLQAAADNAHIAVVGFLQGTRVDGELIGPIMARQLNIHGVSVGSRRDFEAFLDEVERARIQPVVGERYGFAQGAEAIAGMAGARAFGKPVVLFDGAA is encoded by the coding sequence ATGGACGCGTTCCAACTGCAAGGCCACGACCTCGCCAGCCTGCGCCGGGTGGCGCTGCCCGAACCCCGGCCCGGCCCCGGCGAAGTGCGGATCCGGGTCGCCGCGGCCTCGGTCAATTACCGCGACTACGCCCTGGCCACCGGCCGCTACCAGCCCGAGTTGCCGCGCCCGTTCGTGCCGCTGTCCGACGGCGTCGGCCGGGTCGATGCGGTCGGCGCCGGCGTCGACGGGATCGCGCTCGGCGAGCGCGTGCTCGGCCACTACACCACGCGCTGGACCGACGGGCCGTTCAACTCCGAGAACCATCTGAGCAAGCTCGGCGGGCCGCGCGACGGCTGGCTGGCGCAGTGGATCGTGCTGCCGGCCGCGGCGGTGCTGCGCGCGCCGGATTTTCTCGACGATGCCGCCGCTTCGACCCTGCCGGTGTCGGGCCTGACCGCCTGGAGCGCGCTGCGCAAGCTCGAACTCGCCCCCGGCGCCAGCGTGCTGGTGCAGGGCAGCGGCAGCGTGTCGCTGATGGCCTTGCAACTGGCCGCGGCGCGCGGCCTGGACGTGATCGCCACCACCGGCGACGCGGCCAAGGCCGAACGGCTGCGCGCGCTCGGTGCGCGCGCGGTGATCGATTACCGCGCCCGGCCCGACCTGGCCGCGGCGGTGCGCGAGGCGACCGGCGGCCGCGGCGTCGACGGCATCGTCGACGTGGTCGGCGGCGCGTCGTTCGCCGGCCTGCTGCAGGCCGCCGCCGACAACGCCCACATCGCGGTGGTCGGCTTCCTGCAGGGCACGCGCGTGGACGGCGAACTGATCGGGCCGATCATGGCCCGCCAGCTCAACATCCACGGCGTCAGCGTCGGCAGCCGGCGCGACTTCGAGGCCTTCCTGGACGAAGTCGAGCGCGCACGCATCCAGCCGGTGGTCGGCGAACGCTACGGCTTCGCCCAGGGCGCCGAGGCGATCGCCGGCATGGCCGGCGCGCGCGCGTTCGGCAAGCCGGTGGTGCTGTTCGACGGCGCCGCCTGA
- the accC gene encoding acetyl-CoA carboxylase biotin carboxylase subunit, with amino-acid sequence MLDKVVIANRGEIALRILRACHALGIRTVAVHSTVDRNLKHVAMADESVCIGPAPSSESYLNMASIIAAAEVTDAQAIHPGYGFLSENADFAERVEQSGFVFIGPRAETIRLMGDKVEAIRAMKEAGVPCVPGSGGPLGDDNAANIKIAREIGYPIIVKAAGGGGGRGMRVVHTEAHLNAAIQTTKSEAKAAFGNDMVYMEKFLENPRHVEIQVLADGQGNAIHLGERDCSMQRRHQKVVEEAPAPGISAEQRAEIGRVCVEACIRIGYRGAGTFEFLYENGRFYFIEMNTRIQVEHPVTELVTGIDLVREQLMIAAGRKLSIKQEDVVLEGHAIECRINAEDPETFMPCPGLIQHFHAPGGPGVRVDSHIYEGYRVPPNYDSMIGKLIVHGPDRETAIARMRVALSEMVVDGIKTNIPLQQRILSDAGFQQGGMNIHYLEKRLKEQKEKTISIV; translated from the coding sequence ATGCTCGACAAAGTCGTAATCGCCAACCGCGGCGAAATCGCGCTGCGCATCCTGCGCGCGTGCCACGCCCTCGGCATTCGCACGGTCGCGGTGCATTCCACCGTCGACCGCAATCTCAAGCACGTCGCCATGGCCGACGAGTCGGTCTGCATCGGGCCGGCGCCGTCGTCGGAGAGCTACCTCAACATGGCCTCGATCATCGCCGCGGCCGAGGTCACCGACGCCCAGGCGATCCACCCCGGCTACGGCTTCCTCAGCGAGAACGCCGACTTCGCCGAGCGCGTCGAGCAGTCCGGCTTCGTCTTCATCGGCCCGCGCGCCGAGACCATCCGCCTGATGGGCGACAAGGTCGAGGCGATCCGGGCGATGAAGGAGGCCGGCGTGCCCTGCGTACCCGGCAGCGGCGGCCCGCTCGGCGACGACAACGCGGCGAACATCAAGATCGCGCGCGAGATCGGCTACCCGATCATCGTCAAGGCCGCCGGCGGCGGCGGCGGCCGCGGCATGCGCGTGGTCCACACCGAAGCCCATCTCAACGCCGCGATCCAGACCACCAAGTCCGAAGCCAAGGCCGCGTTCGGCAACGACATGGTGTACATGGAGAAGTTCCTGGAGAACCCGCGCCACGTCGAGATCCAGGTGCTGGCCGACGGCCAGGGCAATGCCATCCACCTGGGCGAACGCGACTGCTCGATGCAGCGCCGCCACCAGAAGGTGGTCGAGGAAGCGCCGGCGCCGGGCATCAGCGCCGAGCAGCGCGCCGAGATCGGCCGGGTCTGCGTCGAGGCCTGCATCCGCATCGGCTACCGCGGCGCCGGCACGTTCGAGTTCCTGTACGAGAACGGCCGCTTCTACTTCATCGAAATGAACACCCGGATCCAGGTCGAACACCCGGTCACCGAGCTGGTCACCGGCATCGACCTGGTGCGCGAGCAGCTGATGATCGCCGCCGGCCGCAAGCTGTCGATCAAGCAGGAGGACGTGGTCCTGGAAGGCCACGCGATCGAATGCCGGATCAACGCCGAGGATCCGGAAACCTTCATGCCCTGCCCGGGCCTGATCCAGCACTTCCACGCTCCGGGCGGCCCGGGCGTGCGCGTGGACAGCCACATCTACGAAGGCTACCGGGTGCCGCCGAACTACGACTCGATGATCGGCAAGCTGATCGTCCACGGCCCCGACCGCGAGACCGCGATCGCGCGCATGCGCGTGGCGCTGAGCGAGATGGTCGTCGACGGGATCAAGACCAACATCCCGCTGCAGCAGCGCATCCTGTCCGACGCCGGTTTCCAGCAGGGCGGGATGAACATCCACTACCTGGAAAAGCGGCTCAAGGAACAGA
- the cutA gene encoding divalent-cation tolerance protein CutA, producing MPTSTLPVLVLSTCPDEASADAIAQALVGERLAACVTRLPGARSTYRWQGQVEQATEVQLLIKTGAATYPALVERLIELHPYELPEVLVVEPRDHYRPYGLWVNEQTPDR from the coding sequence ATGCCGACTTCCACCCTGCCCGTGCTGGTGCTCAGCACCTGCCCCGACGAGGCCAGCGCCGACGCCATCGCCCAGGCCCTGGTCGGGGAACGGCTGGCCGCCTGCGTCACCCGCCTGCCCGGGGCGCGCTCGACCTACCGCTGGCAGGGCCAAGTCGAGCAGGCCACCGAAGTGCAGTTGCTGATCAAGACCGGGGCCGCGACCTATCCGGCCCTGGTCGAACGCCTGATCGAACTGCATCCGTATGAACTGCCGGAGGTTCTTGTGGTCGAACCGCGCGACCACTACCGACCCTACGGCTTATGGGTGAACGAGCAGACCCCCGACCGATGA